A DNA window from Aspergillus nidulans FGSC A4 chromosome I contains the following coding sequences:
- a CDS encoding uncharacterized protein (transcript_id=CADANIAT00006877), with product MSSNPEIDVLVIGSGNAGLCSAISAAESGAGRVLLIDSCPEHWAGGNSYFTAGAFRTVHAGLTDILPLVDNVDQEKASKTDVEPYTPADFLGDITRICVGRSDPHLSKTLVGDSNDAVKWLAEHGVRFQLSFNRQAYEIDGRFRFWGGMCLKTQNGGKGLIEDERHAAEKLGVEILFNTAAKRLILDPSTGGIRSVIVQNTSTSISSGSTPGLELGEREIFTKSVILAAGGFEANPRMRAQFLGPGWDFAHVRGTPYNNGVCLEMAIRDASAKQAGNWSGCHSVAWDANAPADSGDREISNEFTKSGYPLGLMINAEGKRFVDEGVDMRNYTYAVFGKAILAQPGHVAFQVWDADMVPWLRAEEYREEIVERITGDTLEELADQCAKRGLRNPNQFLDTIREYNKAVAAFRDENPNHKWDPAIKDGLSTQSSRRKLALPKSNWATPLTRGPYLAVKVTCGVTFTFGGLAVDYETGGVISSATDSPVPGLYCAGEMLGGLFWDNYPGGSGLTSGAVFGRRAGRAAAAHARK from the coding sequence ATGTCTTCCAACCCGGAAATTGATGTCCTAGTAATCGGCAGCGGCAATGCGGGCCTCTGTTCCGCGATCTCAGCAGCCGAATCTGGAGCAGGTCGAGTCCTTCTTATCGACTCCTGCCCCGAGCACtgggcaggaggaaactcCTACTTTACAGCTGGAGCTTTCAGAACTGTCCATGCCGGCCTAACTGACATCCTTCCGCTCGTGGACAATGTCGACCAGGAGAAAGCATCTAAAACCGACGTTGAGCCGTACACACCGGCAGATTTCTTGGGTGACATTACGCGGATTTGTGTCGGACGGTCAGATCCCCATCTCTCAAAAACGCTTGTGGGGGATAGCAACGATGCGGTCAAGTGGCTAGCAGAGCATGGAGTGCGCTTCCAGTTGAGTTTTAATCGCCAGGCGTACGAGATTGATGGGCGGTTCAGATTCTGGGGCGGGATGTGTTTGAAGACGCAGAATGGGGGGAAGGGTCTAATTGAGGATGAACGACACGCGGCCGAGAAGCTAGGCGTTGAAATTTTGTTCAACACAGCAGCGAAACGGCTTATTCTTGATCCCTCTACTGGTGGTATCCGCTCTGTGATTGTGCAAAATACTTCTACCTCTATATCTTCTGGCTCCACTCCTGGATTGGAGCTCGGCGAACGAGAAATCTTTACCAAAtctgtcatcctcgccgctgGCGGCTTCGAAGCGAACCCCCGGATGAGGGCACAGTTTCTCGGTCCCGGCTGGGATTTTGCACATGTCCGCGGCACACCGTACAACAACGGCGTATGTCTCGAGATGGCCATCCGCGATGCATCCGCAAAGCAAGCGGGGAATTGGTCCGGGTGTCACTCTGTCGCATGGGATGCGAATGCACCAGCTGACTCCGGGGACCGGGAAATCTCGAACGAATTTACGAAATCGGGGTATCCGTTGGGACTTATGATTAATGCCGAGGGAAAGCGATTTGTTGATGAGGGCGTCGACATGAGGAACTATACATATGCGGTATTTGGGAAGGCGATTCTGGCACAGCCGGGCCATGTTGCGTTTCAGGTATGGGACGCCGATATGGTGCCTTGGTTACGAGCGGAGGAGTACCGGGAGGAGATTGTCGAGAGGATTACAGGGGATAcattggaagagctggctgATCAATGTGCTAAGCGTGGATTACGAAATCCAAACCAGTTTTTGGATACAATTAGGGAGTATAATAAGGCTGTTGCGGCTTTTCGAGATGAGAATCCGAACCACAAGTGGGACCCAGCCATCAAGGATGGTCTATCTACGCAGTCAAGCCGTAGGAAGCTGGCCCTGCCAAAGTCGAACTGGGCCACGCCGCTTACGCGGGGGCCGTATCTTGCTGTTAAAGTGACCTGCGGTGTGACCTTTACTTTTGGCGGGTTAGCTGTCGACTATGAAACTGGCGGTGTCATCTCATCGGCTACAGATTCACCGGTGCCTGGGTTGTACTGTGCCGGTGAGATGTTGGGTGGGCTGTTTTGGGATAATTATCCTGGGGGAAGTGGTCTTACGTCCGGGGCCGTTTTTGGTCGAAGGGCCGGAcgtgcagcagcagcacacGCTCGTAAATAG
- a CDS encoding protein sltB (transcript_id=CADANIAT00006878) has protein sequence MSVLPHHGGSYLQRRLTKMYTDTKTSCESVTTASNAADDPELVSIHRNFKTQRDRLLAWGLDWSDASAAQPNDIDESLTQAGFSDVVESVMSSIQDILSEAERLQNKGASDLPPKGGKAESPAADGLGGFSNKTNWTSAEIARSKTLLTELTACIDVLYDLSGSRRDMTANAQPSGKSRTRSYPSPQVGSPGGDLGRGNLQNSKSSHGASFDSTQRHQSPQSPKSKEAFEYSSFTNLHAITQSPVFEQPKFNKAFSKASVEPKRYLIDRSALQLTGASHDNNPPPYEMVAASTNSRVLGRMKTSALPFRHNLKDATVSILVEYTPMVLDSSSEPPYPGDARLDNVHQTLDQLVQNARVSHLGLLNFLGYYIDRPNSRYAFVYQMPIDYFPFLQNPTDLLNDLKPKPLVSLLQMGDDFPVPSLETRFRLAYDLLMAVLQLRSQNLVHGNINSHNVLIFQGLANSNQNQVGVTENLRRPYLTSFAQFSGNNPSPEPLSSNMYRHPDDKRLIEDDAAWAYDLYSLGLVLMEIGLWTPISRLWKFKYNNSMFKQRVESMYLRKLGPKCGSAYIHVVQLCLDAPNFHLSTQPFDDLNLRIPQTFHYPVLDLSAPESTFAFSMNFVYTLCKITWSCCRIDIFSAPAAEELDDCLPLALVPGSEADAAKQAAREYKGPEQVTRFSQPVAVALTPETKLMKIGLEEKRLRKRTFKKLTTVEIPQEHLDEWNFRMLPKLRKLLQKVLKDSSESCGVTLMMTGDGLENAKTTICVTCASVKKVRAALKKYFPLDDKEDWDLLVLRGDIERSKVPRKKRRRPAKTGPLSTIEAPPPPQDPNPCFQPRPLCGASMGAFMNEEHLPPVSYGGAILVDGVPYGMTVHHMLEAPSDQEDADDIHEALEDALLRSAGNWTRDLASQNSQLMSAWNDDSSAHSLEFEVSDDEDGDDYYDDFALSEGYSSDEGDDDFAYDDDDRASIGDTAGIEPGEEPPVFVTQPAIDDVREDFFPSPEDRDDEHLASHTFGYVYASSGVRRWTRQGIKHEIDWALIKINQDRLDARNIVYDKPSYSLVASARRRPGEPMPLQQRNPILLNDIARFEELGGLNVHCCGRTSGLQTGQISKALTMVKLHGRHTFSTSFGVDGNFGVPGDSGAWVFEKSTGRVCGAVLAWSEALRIAYIAPMEVLLEDIARTLHATHVTLPDGPNESVTFPMQHPSVPPNPRYLGPPPLPDQLHVDLNRQLHLDDQSVGAVNTSRGLREPYRNLPPILTPGPGRSLERQLA, from the exons ATGTCCGTACTCCCGCACCATGGGGGTTCATACCTCCAGCGGCGCCTCACGAAGATGTATACCGACACCAAGACATCTTGTGAGAGTGTCACTACCGCCTCCAACGCCGCTGATGACCCCGAGCTTGTTTCCATCCACCGTAATTTCAAGACACAGAGGGATAGGCTTCTGGCGTGGGGTTTGGACTGGAGCGACGCGAGCGCCGCTCAGCCGAACGACATCGACGAATCGCTGACGCAAGCTGGTTTTAGTGATGTGGTGGAAAGCGTAATGTCGTCGATTCAAGATATACTCAGCGAGGCGGAACGGCTACAGAATAAGGGCGCCTCAGATCTACCTCCGAAGGGAGGTAAAGCGGAGTCTCCCGCGGCTGATGGACTCGGCGGTTTCTCGAACAAGACCAACTGGACCAGCGCTGAGATCGCTCGTTCCAAGACCCTGCTCACTGAGTTGACGGCATGCATCGACGTCCTTTACGACCTTTCTGGCTCGCGCCGCGATATGACCGCCAATGCACAGCCTTCGGGTAAGAGTCGGACCCGGTCTTATCCCTCACCCCAGGTCGGCAGTCCTGGCGGTGATCTGGGCCGCGGAAACCTTCAGAACTCCAAATCATCTCATGGTGCCTCCTTTGATAGTACGCAAAGGCATCAGAGTCCCCAGTCACCGAAGTCCAAGGAGGCGTTTGAATACTCTTCTTTCACCAATCTCCATGCCATCACCCAGTCACCTGTCTTCGAACAACCAAAGTTCAATAAAGCTTTCAGTAAAGCCTCCGTCGAACCAAAGAGGTATCTAATCGACCGTTCAGCATTACAGCTAACCGGTGCATCCCACGACAATAATCCACCTCCATATGAGATGGTGGCCGCTTCCACAAACTCTCGAGTCCTTGGCCGCATGAAAACATCAGCTCTACCTTTCCGCCACAACTTAAAGGATGCTACTGTTAGCATCCTCGTTGAATACACCCCAATGGTACTTGACTCGTCGTCTGAACCTCCCTATCCCGGAGATGCACGGCTTGATAATGTGCATCAGACACTTGATCAGCTGGTCCAGAATGCGCGGGTCTCCCACCTTGGACTACTGAACTTCCTTGGGTACTACATTGATCGACCCAATTCCCGTTACGCTTTCGTCTATCAAATGCCAATCGACTATTTCCCGTTCCTCCAGAACCCTACCGACCTTCTAAATGATCTGAAGCCTAAGCCCTTGGTTTCGCTTCTCCAAATGGGAGACGACTTTCCGGTACCGAGCCTGGAGACTAGGTTCCGCTTAGCTTATGACCTCCTTATGGCTGTATTGCAGCTCAGAAGTCAGAATCTCGTTCACGGAAATATCAACAGCCATAATGTTCTCATCTTCCAAGGTCTGGCAAACTCAAATCAAAACCAAGTTGGAGTGACTGAAAACCTCCGTCGTCCTTATCTTACCTCCTTCGCTCAGTTCTCCGGGAACAACCCGTCTCCCGAGCCGCTTTCTTCGAATATGTACCGCCATCCCGACGATAAGAGGCTgatcgaagatgatgcagcCTGGGCATACGATCTCTACTCTCTCGGCTTGGTCCTGATGGAGATTGGCCTTTGGACGCCGATCAGTCGCCTGTGGAAGTTCAAATACAACAACTCTATGTTCAAGCAAAGGGTGGAGAGTATGTATCTGAGGAAGCTAGGCCCCAAGTGCGGTAGTGCATACATTCATGTGGTTCAATTATGTCTCGATGCACCAAATTTCCACCTTTCGACCCAGCCATTTGATGACCTCAACTTGAGAATACCTCAGACCTTCCACTACCCGGTCTTGGATCTTTCGGCACCCGAGAGCACTTTTGCTTTCTCCATGAATTTCGTTTACACCTTGTGTAAAATAACTTGGTCGTGCTGCAGGATTGACATTTTTTCTGCTCcagcagctgaagagctggacgATTGTCTTCCTCTAGCGCTTGTCCCTGGTTCcgaagcagatgctgcaaAGCAAGCTGCGCGAGAATACAAGGGACCTGAACAAGTAACCCGCTTCTCGCAACCAGTGGCTGTGGCTCTTACCCCTGAGACCAAATTAATGAAGATCGGGCTTGAAGAAAAAAGGCTGAGGAAGCGCACATTCAAGAAACTTACAACGGTCGAAATTCCTCAAGAACACCTCGATGAGTGGAACTTCCGCATGCTGCCCAAATTGaggaagctgctgcagaaggtATTGAAGGATTCGTCTGAATCATGCGGTGTCACTCTCATGATGACGGGCGACGGTTTGGAAAATGCGAAGACAACAATTTGTGTGACTTGTGCTAGCGTTAAGAAGGTTAgggcggcgctgaagaagtaCTTCCCTCTTGATGACAAAGAAGACTGGGACTTGCTTGTGCTTCGCGGAGATATTGAGCGATCCAAAGTCCCGCGCAAGAAGCGCCGCCGCCCTGCAAAGACTGGACCTCTTAGCACTATCGAagcccctcctcctccgcaggACCCTAACCCCTGTTTTCAGCCGAGGCCTCTCTGCGGTGCATCCATGGGCGCCTTCATGAATGAAGAACATCTCCCTCCTGTGTCGTACGGTGGTGCCATCCTAGTTGATGGTGTTCCCTACGGTATGACAGTACATCACATGCTCGAGGCTCCCAGCGATCAAGAGGATGCGGATGATATACATGAAGCTTTGGAGGATGCTCTGCTTCGGTCGGCCGGAAACTGGACTCGCGATCTGGCTTCCCAGAATTCACAGCTCATGTCAGCTTGGAATGATGACTCCTCTGCACATAGTCTCGAATTTGAAGTctccgatgacgaggatggcgACGACTACTATGATGACTTTGCGCTCTCTGAAGGATATTCATCTGACGAGGGCGACGACGACTTTGCTtacgatgacgatgacagaGCGTCGATCGGAGACACAGCTGGCATCgaacctggagaagagccTCCCGTGTTTGTAACCCAGCCTGCCATTGATGACGTTCGCGAAGATTTCTTTCCAAGCCCCGAGGACAGAGATGACGAGCATCTCGCTTCCCACACTTTCGGATACGTTTATGCTTCCTCAGGCGTTCGACGCTGGACACGACAGGGCATCAAGCATGAAATCGACTGGGCTTTGATTAAGATCAACCAGGATCGCTTAGACGCGAGGAATATTGTCTACGACAAGCCGTCCTACTCTTTAGTGGCCTCAGCGAGACGGAGACCGGGTGAACCGATGCCCCTACAACAACGGAACCCCATCCTCTTGAATGACATAGCACGGTTTGAGGAGCTTGGTGGCCTCAATGTTCACTGCTGTGGCCGAACTAGCGGGTTGCAAACTGGACAGATTTCGAAGGCGTTGACGATGGTGAAGCTACATGGTCGGCACACCTTCTCCACGAGCTTTGGGGTGGATGGGAACTTCGGAG TTCCCGGTGATTCTGGCGCTTGGGTCTTTGAAAAATCCACTGGCCGCGTTTGTGGAGCTGTCCTGGCATGGTCCGAGGCACTTCGCATCGCCTATATCGCTCCAATGGAGGTCCTCCTTGAAGACATCGCTCGCACCCTACACGCGACCCATGTCACACTTCCAGATGGCCCTAACGAGTCTGTGACCTTTCCTATGCAGCACCCGTCCGTTCCCCCAAATCCTAGATACCTCGGCCCGCCTCCATTGCCAGATCAACTTCATGTTGATCTCAACCGACAACTGCATCTTGATGATCAGAGCGTTGGTGCAGTCAACACCAGTCGTGGGCTCAGAGAGCCATACCGAAATCTACCGCCTATTCTCACCCCAGGGCCGGGTCGCAGTCTGGAAAGACAGCTTGCTTAA